From the genome of Hymenobacter sp. PAMC 26628, one region includes:
- a CDS encoding protoporphyrinogen/coproporphyrinogen oxidase, protein MKKRIAIIGAGISGISLARMLEDKADVTVLEQHAKIGGLIGCDRVEDVLYHRVGGHVFNSKNQDVLDWFWSFFNKEDEFIQANRLAKVYLNNVFIDYPIEDHVFQLNNADAENIIDDLINIKSVTSNNFEDFLINTFGITLYEIYFKPYNKKIWNVDLKEVPLNWLEGKLPMPRPKDIIYNNVLRKQDKSMVHSVFYYPKYGGSQFIIDRLSEGIKIISNYKITKISTDKFTVKIDDFDPFDKVVFTGDIRTLNNLLQDKLILDQYESELDNLKSNGTTNVLCYCDKTDLSWLYIPEDKFRAHRIIYTGGFSETNNGPSGRSTCTVEFSNFVSIEDIHEEIRKLPGNMEILAHNYEPNSYVIQGENTRDLINKIKDSLRKHSIFILGRFAEWEYNNMDKCIESSINLINQLI, encoded by the coding sequence ATGAAAAAGCGTATAGCCATAATTGGAGCTGGAATATCTGGTATATCACTAGCTCGAATGTTAGAGGATAAGGCAGATGTGACTGTATTGGAGCAGCATGCGAAGATAGGTGGATTGATTGGCTGTGATAGAGTGGAGGATGTACTATATCACAGAGTTGGGGGTCACGTATTTAATTCAAAAAATCAAGACGTTCTCGACTGGTTTTGGAGTTTTTTCAATAAAGAGGATGAATTTATACAAGCTAATAGACTAGCAAAAGTCTACTTGAATAATGTTTTTATCGATTATCCTATTGAAGATCATGTTTTTCAACTTAATAACGCTGATGCAGAAAATATCATTGATGATTTAATAAATATCAAAAGCGTTACAAGTAATAATTTTGAAGACTTTTTAATTAATACTTTCGGAATAACTTTATATGAAATATATTTCAAACCGTATAATAAAAAAATATGGAACGTTGATTTAAAAGAAGTCCCATTAAATTGGCTTGAAGGTAAGTTGCCGATGCCTCGCCCGAAGGATATTATATATAATAATGTATTAAGGAAACAGGATAAATCAATGGTTCATTCTGTTTTTTATTATCCAAAGTATGGGGGGTCACAATTTATTATAGATAGATTATCAGAAGGAATTAAAATAATTAGTAATTATAAAATAACTAAAATTAGCACAGACAAGTTTACGGTGAAGATTGATGACTTCGATCCTTTTGATAAGGTTGTTTTTACCGGTGACATAAGAACTCTAAATAATTTATTACAGGATAAGCTGATTCTGGATCAATATGAGTCAGAGTTAGATAATTTAAAATCAAACGGTACGACAAACGTATTATGTTATTGTGACAAAACAGATTTGTCTTGGTTATACATACCAGAAGATAAATTTAGAGCTCATAGAATCATCTATACGGGTGGATTTTCTGAAACCAATAATGGCCCAAGTGGTAGAAGTACATGCACGGTTGAATTTTCGAATTTTGTTTCTATTGAAGATATACATGAGGAAATAAGGAAACTGCCTGGAAATATGGAGATTTTAGCGCATAATTATGAGCCAAATTCTTATGTTATCCAGGGTGAAAACACTAGGGATTTGATCAATAAAATTAAAGATTCTCTACGAAAACATAGCATATTCATATTGGGTAGGTTTGCGGAATGGGAATATAACAATATGGATAAATGCATAGAGTCCTCTATTAATTTGATTAATCAGTTAATATAG